The following proteins are encoded in a genomic region of Pyrus communis chromosome 11, drPyrComm1.1, whole genome shotgun sequence:
- the LOC137709278 gene encoding probable serine/threonine-protein kinase PBL21 → MAKEVFSYTTVLILITSAGFAAAQPSVSNCSLHFDLGSSPSPNSTCEAGNWGGFLRKDCCTSAFNVYLYALGQHANQIRLIYLNSAEQGVCLASLKNLQKDVLDCGIEKLTSGAGGCSDFTVADVTNRLGDKLKSLEVNCGFRPSDGKSGQLCGSCVNSWQDIGPWHSSSTDAESFEVESNVCRFAVLVSYTSIKLEDKAHLSAVYSCLGSQEGFKYNQPPKGHRKLSKGLWIMIGGGVVGVFVFVVLAACILSKKRTKSTPPPPKKDAAFKDVIFKESGCPKIPIKEVYSATDNLNPSNFIGEGTAGKVYKGILSNNQRVAVKHIINDGNVETFAREVMSLSHIRHPNLVMLLGYCVNEDECFLVYELCPNGNLSEWIFGKDRNLSWIHRLEIAIDSARGLSFLHTYPEGCIVHRDIKPTNILLGENFEAKLSDFGLSKIIELGETYVSSEVRGTFGYVDPDYRINNHVNSSGDVYSFGIVLLQILSGKKVINMNLNTPMPLNKQAKVLNRGGSINEFADPKLDREYPEEAFDLTLQLALSCTALKQQRPSMQQIVVRLQEALDISTRAKASTPEDSPEASFSY, encoded by the exons ATGGCGAAGGAAGTTTTTTCTTATACCACAGTTCTCATCCTGATCACCTCCGCCGGCTTTGCAGCTGCTCAGCCTTCTGTGTCCAACTGCAGCCTTCATTTTGATTTGGGATCATCGCCGTCTCCAAATTCAACTTGCGAAGCAGGAAATTGGGGAGGGTTTCTCCGCAAAGACTGCTGCACATCGGCGTTCAATGTCTACCTTTACGCGTTGGGGCAGCATGCGAATCAAATAAGACTGATATACCTCAACTCTGCCGAGCAGGGGGTTTGCTTGGCTTCCTTGAAGAATCTGCAGAAGGATGTTTTAGACTGTGGGATTGAGAAGCTGACAAGTGGCGCCGGTGGCTGTTCTGACTTCACTGTTGCTGACGTTACAAATAGATTGGGAGACAAGTTGAAAAGCTTAGAGGTGAACTGTGGATTCCGGCCTTCTGATGGAAAAAGTGGGCAGCTGTGCGGTTCTTGTGTGAATAGTTGGCAAGACATAGGACCATGGCATTCGTCATCCACGGATGCAGAATCTTTCGAGGTTGAAAGTAATGTTTGCAGGTTCGCGGTGCTGGTGTCGTATACAAGCATAAAACTTGAAGATAAAGCACATCTTAGTGCAGTTTATAGTTGCCTTGGATCACAAGAAGGCTTCAAGT ATAATCAACCACCAAAGGGTCATAGGAAACTCAGTAAAG gtttatggattatgatCGGAGGAGGAGTCGTGGGTGTCTTTGTTTTTGTAGTACTAGCCGCCTGCATTTTGTCAAAGAAACGTACCAAATCAACTCCGCCACCCCCAAAAAAAGACG CAGCGTTTAAGGATGTGATTTTCAAGGAATCAGGCTGTCCAAAAATTCCTATCAAGGAAGTGTATTCTGCTACAGACAATCTAAACCCATCAAATTTCATCGGCGAAGGAACTGCTG GAAAGGTGTATAAGGGCATACTATCAAACAATCAGCGTGTAGCGGTTAAGCACATTATCAATGACGGAAATGTGGAGACATTTGCCAGAGAAGTTATGAGCTTATCGCACATCAGACACCCGAACCTTGTTATGTTGCTAGGTTATTGTGTAAATGAAGACGAGTGCTTCCTTGTCTATGAGCTTTGTCCCAACGGCAACCTCTCAGAATGGATTTTTG GGAAAGATAGGAACCTGTCCTGGATCCACAGGCTTGAGATTGCAATTGATAGCGCTCGAGGTCTATCATTCCTCCACACGTATCCAGAAGGTTGCATTGTCCATCGCGATATCAAG CCAACAAACATTCTACTTGGGGAGAATTTCGAAGCAAAGCTATCAGACTTTGGACTCTCCAAGATTATTGAGCTGGGAGAAACCTATGTCAGTTCAGAAGTGAGAGGAACTTTCGGGTACGTTGACCCTGACTATCGGATCAACAACCACGTAAATTCATCAGGAGATGTCTACAGCTTTGGAATCGTACTTCTGCAGATCCTATCGGGGAAGAAAGTTATCAACATGAATCTGAACACACCAATGCCATTAAATAAACAG GCAAAGGTCCTCAACCGAGGTGGCAGCATCAATGAATTCGCTGATCCTAAACTTGACAGGGAATACCCAGAAGAAGCATTTGATCTAACGCTTCAGCTGGCATTGTCATGCACAGCACTCAAACAACAAAGACCGTCAATGCAGCAAATTGTTGTGAGATTACAAGAGGCGCTTGACATATCAACACGGGCAAAGGCCTCTACTCCTGAAGACTCACCAGAAGCCAGCTTCTCGTATTGA